One Coccinella septempunctata chromosome 1, icCocSept1.1, whole genome shotgun sequence DNA window includes the following coding sequences:
- the LOC123311687 gene encoding uncharacterized protein LOC123311687, which translates to MLMVDESSDEHLLKCSTCNKPLSVAPIYHNVTIGSVCGRCAQNGLIDGNSDACWERQIIVENIANYLLFPCSYQVFGCMVELQWDSVVNHEDTCPYSDIVCPLSHEYFGSQCSWIDDHYNLTKHIKRKHKNMFCIPPSMKITEKCENNVLFSEIAGNLIIIMLIFNNELNKYSCYLFGEFSLEECNSYRCQVNISSIELANPVKLRNVPMQPFARNYLKRVDGGVEIDLNEHLKNISPTTNDLLLSFNVLKERNSEETQFDAKLLQELECPICYELMKPPIFICEKGHNICEVCCNKVDRCPVCRKNLLGGRNFTLETLASKVNYPCVNRHLGCTYIAMLPQIEDHQRDCSYVARKCFVGSCQWEGLNTSFENHLEDKHLNNLLKLDTFKVHHINMKNQDYIMIHDDDIFVLKFSFDNKDNLKYAVLHYGREVTSYKYNLILKDPTCGISITLSNCCEPVLTASDIMHYNNSFTSLPFSFLSQFLLNFHQIEFKLHIQYEN; encoded by the exons ATGTTGATGGTTGACGAATCTTCTGACGAACATCTATTGAAATGTTCAACATGCAATAAGCCATTATCAGTGGCTCCAATTTATCATAACGTTACCATTGGAAGTGTATGTGGTAGATGTGCTCAAAATGGTTTAATCGATGGAAACAGTGATGCTTGTTGGGAGAGACAAATTATTGTCGAAAACATTGCAAATTATTTGCTTTTTCCTTGTTCATACCAAGTCTTCGGATGTATGGTTGAACTTCAATGGGACTCTGTTGTGAATCATGAAGACACTTGCCCATACTCAGATATTGTTTGTCCTCTATCACATGAATATTTCGGGAGTCAGTGCTCTTGGATTGATGACCATTATAATCTAACCAAGCATATCAAAAGAAAGCATAAAAATATGTTTTGCATCCCTCCAAGCATGAAAATAACAGAAAAATGTGAGAATAACGTCCTTTTTTCTGAGATTGCAGGAAATTTGATAATCATTATGTTGATATTCAATAATGAGTTGAATAAATATTCATGTtatttatttggggaattttctTTAGAAGAATGCAATTCATACCGATGTCAAGTAAATATTTCAAGTATTGAATTGGCTAATCCAGTGAAGTTAAGAAATGTACCAATGCAACCCTTTGCCAGAAATTACCTCAAAAGAGTTGATGGGGGTGTAGAAATTGATCTTAATgagcatttgaaaaatatttctcctaCAACAAAcgatttattattatcattcaaTGTTTTAAAAGAAAGAAATTCTGAGGAAACCCAATTTGACGCAAAATTACTACAGGAGTTGGAATGTCCTATTTGTTATGAATTAATGAAACCCCCAATCTTCATATGTGAAAAAGGTCATAATATATGTGAAGTATGCTGCAATAAAGTTGACAGGTGTCctgtttgtagaaaaaatttgttAG GTGGTAGGAATTTCACACTAGAGACTCTAGCATCGAAAGTTAACTATCCCTGTGTGAATAGACATCTAGGCTGCACTTACATTGCAATGTTACCACAAATTGAAGATCATCAACGTGATTGTTCGTATGTTGCCAGAAAATGTTTTGTCGGTAGCTGCCAGTGGGAAGGATTGAATACGAGTTTTGAGAATCATCTGGAAGATAAACATTTGAATAATTTGCTGAAGCTGGATACATTTAAAGTTCACCacataaatatgaaaaatcaaGACTATATTATGATTCATGATgatgatatttttgttttgaaatttaGTTTCGATAATAAGGATAACCTCAAGTACGCTGTTCTGCATTATGGACGTGAAGTTACCAGTTATAAATATAACCTCATACTGAAGGACCCAACATGTGGCATTAGCATAACTCTTTCAAACTGTTGTGAGCCAGTGCTAACTGCATCTGACATTATGCATTATAACAACAGTTTCACGTCATTACCATTCTCTTTTCTGTCGCagtttttgttgaattttcatcaaatagaGTTCAAGCTGCATATTCAATATGAAAATTAG